A genomic region of Pristiophorus japonicus isolate sPriJap1 chromosome 24 unlocalized genomic scaffold, sPriJap1.hap1 SUPER_24_unloc_1, whole genome shotgun sequence contains the following coding sequences:
- the LOC139241191 gene encoding volume-regulated anion channel subunit LRRC8C-like: MIPLTEFKQFTAQQPALRVLKPWWDVFMEYICAAMLMIGVFGCTLQVTQDKIICLPQPLSVSINCSMLLLRSEALRTSPHQVNGLRTNLDLQQYSFINQMCYEKALHWYAKYFPYLLLIHTLVFMICGSFWFKFPGTSSKIEHFVSILSKCFDSPWTTRALSEVSSENQGKEQQSQLPNPLSSSSSKPEAQLPGEESSLAESVCAQPSADKVVADKGSLRALDKKEGEQAKALFEKVKKFRLHVEEGDILYVMYVRQTIVRVLKFVVIILYNASLVPNIRVVVPCKVDIEDVTGYNNFCCSHTKAQLFFKLAVCYICFVSVYGCICLYTLYWLFYRPLKEYSFECVRQESGMGDIPDVKNDFAFVLHLVDQYDSLYSKRFAVFLSEVSESRLVQMNLDLEWTVDKLRQRLQRNRQNRLELHLFMVPGLPTPTFQVTEVESLKLELITDLQLPAKIAQLVNLEELVLLNCPLKLQVAALGFLREHLKVLQIRFSNIHEIPVWTHNMRNVEELHLAGSLTRDGSKCISLDSLCELRRLKVLSLNSNLSKIPANLVDVCAHLHKLTIHNNGCKLLALSILKKLHQLQELELINCELERIPHAVFSLVNLEQLNLKENRLRSIEEVLSLQHCRKLTCLKLWYNCIVYIPEHIKKLSSLQCLYLSNNQIELIPPQLFLCHKLRHLDLSHNRIASIPPEIGVLQSLQYLSISNNAAESLPNELFFCKKLRTLKVGHNGLTALSPRIGSLPLLARLELTGNHLETLPPELGECTSLTHTGLAVEETLFQTLPLDVRERMRDD, translated from the exons ATGATCCCGCTGACAGAGTTTAAACAATTCACAGCGCAGCAGCCAGCGTTGCGTGTGCTGAAGCCCTGGTGGGATGTGTTCATGGAGTATATCTGTGCAGCCATGCTGATGATCGGTGTGTTTGGCTGCACGTTGCAG GTGACACAAGACAAGATTATCTGCCTCCCCCAGCCGCTGTCTGTGAGCATCAATTGCTCCATGTTGCTGCTGCGCTCAGAGGCATTGAGGACCTCACCGCACCAAGTGAACGGCCTGAGGACCAACCTGGATCTGCAGCAGTACAGCTTTATCAACCAGATGTGCTACGAGAAGGCCCTTCACTGGTACGCCAAGTACTTCCCATACCTGCTGCTCATCCACACCCTGGTCTTCATGATCTGCGGCAGCTTTTGGTTCAAGTTCCCGGGGACCAGCTCCAAAATCGAGCACTTTGTCTCCATCTTGAGCAAGTGCTTTGACTCCCCCTGGACGACTCGGGCACTGAGCGAGGTTTCCAGCGAGAACCAAGGTAAGGAGCAGCAGAGTCAGCTGCCGAACCCtctctccagctccagctccaagcCTGAGGCCCAGTTGCCCGGGGAGGAGAGCAGTTTGGCGGAGTCTGTGTGTGCTCAGCCCAGTGCCGATAAGGTGGTCGCGGACAAGGGGAGCCTGCGTGCGCTGGATAAGAAGGAGGGCGAACAGGCCAAGGCTCTGTTCGAGAAGGTCAAGAAGTTCCGGCTCCACGTGGAGGAAGGGGACATCCTCTACGTGATGTACGTGCGGCAAACAATTGTCCGGGTTCTCAAGTTTGTCGTGATCATTCTTTACAATGCTTCCTTGGTTCCGAACATACGTGTCGTTGTCCCCTGCAAGGTCGACATTGAGGACGTTACTGGTTACAACAACTTCTGTTGCAGTCACACAAAGGCCCAACTTTTCTTCAAGCTGGCCGTGTGCTACATCTGCTTTGTGTCCGTGTACGGCTGCATCTGCCTCTACACCCTCTACTGGCTCTTCTACCGCCCTCTCAAGGAATACTCCTTCGAGTGTGTGCGGCAAGAGTCAGGGATGGGCGATATTCCCGATGTGAAGAATGATTTTGCCTTCGTGCTGCACCTGGTGGACCAGTACGATTCCCTGTACTCCAAGAGGTTCGCTGTCTTTCTGTCGGAAGTCAGTGAGAGCAGGTTGGTGCAGATGAACTTGGACCTTGAGTGGACGGTGGACAAGCTGCGGCAGAGACTGCAGAGGAACCGGCAGAACCGCCTCGAGCTCCACCTCTTCATGGTGCCAGGCCTGCCCACGCCCACCTTCCAGGTGACGGAGGTCGAGTCCCTGAAACTCGAGCTGATCACCGATCTCCAGTTGCCAGCAAAGATTGCACAGTTGGTGAACCTCGAGGAGCTGGTCTTGTTGAACTGTCCGCTCAAGCTCCAAGTTGCTGCATTGGGGTTTCTGAGGGAACATCTCAAGGTCCTCCAGATCCGCTTCAGTAACATCCATGAGATTCCTGTCTGGACACACAACATGAGAAATGTCGAAGAACTCCATCTGGCAGGATCTCTGACTCGAGATGGCTCCAAATGCATCTCTCTTGACTCTCTGTGCGAGCTTCGCCGCCTCAAGGTCCTCTCTCTGAACAGCAACTTGAGCAAAATCCCTGCGAACCTGGTGGATGTTTGCGCCCACCTTCACAAGCTGACCATCCACAACAACGGCTGCAAGCTCCTGGCCCTGAGCATCCTGAAGAAGCTCCACCAGCTCCAGGAACTGGAGCTCATCAACTGTGAGCTGGAGCGCATCCCTCACGCAGTCTTCAGCCTCGTCAACTTGGAGCAGCTCAACCTGAAGGAGAACCGTCTCCGATCCATTGAGGAAGTGCTCAGCCTCCAGCATTGCCGCAAACTCACGTGCCTGAAGCTGTGGTACAACTGCATCGTCTACATCCCCGAGCACATCAAAAAGCTCAGCTCTTTGCAATGCCTTTACCTCAGCAACAACCAGATCGAGCTCATCCCCCCACAACTCTTCCTGTGCCACAAGCTGCGCCACCTGGACCTGTCTCACAATCGAATCGCGTCCATCCCCCCCGAAATCGGGGTCCTGCAGAGCCTCCAATATCTCTCCATTTCCAACAACGCCGCCGAGTCGCTGCCCAACGAGCTGTTCTTCTGTAAAAAGCTGAGGACGCTGAAGGTTGGCCACAACGGTCTGACTGCCCTCTCGCCCAGGATCGGGAGCCTACCCCTGTTGGCCAGGTTGGAGCTGACCGGCAACCACCTGGAGACCTTGCCCCCCGAGCTGGGCGAGTGCACCAGCCTGACCCACACAGGCCTGGCTGTGGAGGAAACTCTGTTTCAAACACTCCCATTGGATGTCAGGGAGCGGATGAGAGATGACTGA